GTGGCGCTGGCGCCGTTGGCCGAGCACGACCGCGCACGCCATTTCCGCCGGCGCGGCATGATCTTCGCATTCGACGCGGTGGAACCAGACCCGAGCCGGGCCGCGAGCTTCGCGCGCCGCTTCTTCACCACCGCTACCGAAAACGAACTGCTGCTGCGCCCGATCGGCCGCACCGTTTACCTGATGCCGCCGTATATCCTGGACGACGAAGAAATCGCCGGCCTGGCCGAGCGCACCCAGCGGGTCTTCGAATCGGTGATCGCGACCTAGCATGGACGCATTTCCAGACATCGTCGCCGCCATCGACCGCAAGCTCGACCTGCTCGCCGCGCACAGCCTCACGCGCCGACTGCGCGTTGCCGACAGCGCCTGCGCGCCGCGCCAGCTCGTCGATGGCCGTTCCATGCTGGCCTTTTGCAGCAACGATTACCTCGGCCTGGCGGCGCACCCCGTGGTGATCGAGGCGCTGCGCGAAGGCGCCAGCCGCTACGGCGCCGGCAGCGGTGCCTCGCACCTGGTCAGTGGCCACAGCCGCGCGCATGCGCTGCTCGAAGGGCGCCTGGCCGACTGGCTAACACCGCACATCGAGAACGCCCGTGCGCTCTACCTGTGCACCGGCTACATGGCCAACCTGGCCATCCTCACCGCGCTTGGCGCGGATGCCGATTCCATGATCTTCTCGGAAGCGCTGAACCACGCCTCGCTGATCGACGGTGCGCGGCTGGCGAAAGCCGGCGTCACGGTCTATCCGCACGGCGACGTCGCCGCCCTCGAGCAGCAATTGCAACAAAGTACCGCAGGCACGAAGATCGTCGTCACCGACAGCGTGTTCAGCATGGACGGCGACCTGGCACCCCTGCCTGCACTGCTGGCGCTGTGCGAGCGCCACGGCGCCTGGCTGGTGGTGGACGATGCCCACGGCTTTGGCGTGCTGGGACAAAACGGCCGCGGCGCGCTCGAACATTTCGGTCTGCGCTCGCCCAACCTGGTCTACATGGGCACGCTGGGCAAGGCGGCCGGCGTGGGCGGCGCTTTTATCGCGGCGCATGCGAGCGTGATCGAACTGCTGGTGCAGCGTTCGCGCCCTTATATTTATACGACCGCCGCCCCGCCGGCGTTGGCGCATGCGCTGCAGGCCAGCCTGGACATCATCGGCGGCACCGAAGGCGCCCAGCGGCGCGCCCACCTGGCGGCGCTGGTGGCGCGCTTGCAGGGCGCGCTGCGCCTGGAACGCTGGCAGCTGGCGGCTTCAAGCACCGCAATCCAGCCAATCATCATCGGCAGCAACGACGACGCATTGCGCGCCGCAGCAAGCCTGCACCAGCAGGGCCTGTGGGTGCCGGCGATCCGTCCGCCGACCGTGGCGCCGGGCACCGCGCGCCTGCGCGTGACCCTGTCGGCTGCGCACACCTTCGACGAGGTGGCGCTGCTGGCGCAGGCGTTGAACCAACTGGAAAGGGCTACTGCATGAACACGCCAAACAACCTGAACGAGCCGATGGCACTGACCCCGGAAGTGATCGCCCCAGGACA
Above is a genomic segment from Massilia sp. H6 containing:
- the bioF gene encoding 8-amino-7-oxononanoate synthase codes for the protein MDAFPDIVAAIDRKLDLLAAHSLTRRLRVADSACAPRQLVDGRSMLAFCSNDYLGLAAHPVVIEALREGASRYGAGSGASHLVSGHSRAHALLEGRLADWLTPHIENARALYLCTGYMANLAILTALGADADSMIFSEALNHASLIDGARLAKAGVTVYPHGDVAALEQQLQQSTAGTKIVVTDSVFSMDGDLAPLPALLALCERHGAWLVVDDAHGFGVLGQNGRGALEHFGLRSPNLVYMGTLGKAAGVGGAFIAAHASVIELLVQRSRPYIYTTAAPPALAHALQASLDIIGGTEGAQRRAHLAALVARLQGALRLERWQLAASSTAIQPIIIGSNDDALRAAASLHQQGLWVPAIRPPTVAPGTARLRVTLSAAHTFDEVALLAQALNQLERATA